One segment of Leeia aquatica DNA contains the following:
- a CDS encoding dihydrofolate reductase, whose product MARPAELVLIAAVARNRVIGLDNKMPWHLPEDLRYFKAQTEGHTVLMGRKTFESLGRPLPKRRNIVITRQSDWQAEGVEVAHSLHEAYAACATEGRVFVIGGAELYRQALPDADTLLLTEMDITPEGDTFFPEFDAAQFREAARDPHQSAQGMHYAFVRYSRQQPE is encoded by the coding sequence ATGGCGCGCCCTGCCGAGCTGGTATTGATTGCTGCTGTCGCCCGTAACCGGGTGATCGGGCTGGATAACAAGATGCCATGGCACTTGCCGGAAGATTTGCGCTACTTCAAGGCCCAGACCGAAGGCCATACGGTGCTGATGGGGCGCAAAACCTTTGAATCACTGGGCCGCCCCTTGCCCAAACGACGCAACATCGTCATCACCCGGCAGTCAGACTGGCAGGCTGAAGGCGTGGAGGTGGCGCACAGCCTGCATGAAGCCTATGCGGCCTGCGCGACGGAGGGGCGGGTGTTCGTCATCGGTGGTGCGGAGTTGTACCGGCAGGCACTGCCAGATGCCGATACCCTGCTGCTAACCGAGATGGATATTACCCCTGAGGGCGACACCTTTTTCCCCGAATTTGATGCGGCGCAGTTTCGGGAAGCAGCGCGTGATCCCCACCAAAGTGCGCAAGGCATGCACTATGCCTTTGTGCGCTACAGCCGCCAGCAGCCGGAATAA
- a CDS encoding phosphatase PAP2 family protein: MITQPAVGFYRRQSLWLLASACLLLLLFELTRLDYWISNAFYDAASRTFPLQNAWFLETVVHKWVKYALLTLAVGLGVQAWRTRGSERRFYLFLVAGMLLAPTVVSLLKAISDRPCPWGTLEYGGSLPHLPLWQSLPAGLKPGHCFPGGHASGGFGLLVFWFWGRQHSSRRAALLWSGALLLGLLMGWSQVARGAHFLSHNLWSAWVCWAVIVALHALCYGRKAVSLQASEATLPE, from the coding sequence GTGATCACCCAACCCGCTGTCGGTTTTTATCGTCGCCAGAGCCTATGGCTGCTGGCGAGCGCCTGTCTGCTGTTGCTGCTGTTTGAGCTGACCCGGCTGGACTACTGGATCAGCAATGCGTTCTACGATGCCGCCAGCCGGACGTTCCCGCTGCAGAATGCCTGGTTTCTGGAAACCGTGGTACACAAATGGGTGAAGTACGCGCTGCTGACCTTGGCCGTTGGCCTGGGTGTGCAAGCGTGGCGCACCCGCGGGAGTGAGCGTCGTTTTTACCTGTTTCTGGTGGCGGGCATGCTGCTGGCCCCCACGGTGGTCAGCCTGCTGAAAGCCATCAGCGACCGGCCTTGCCCGTGGGGTACGCTGGAGTATGGCGGCAGCCTGCCTCATCTGCCGCTGTGGCAAAGCTTGCCGGCGGGACTCAAGCCCGGGCACTGCTTCCCGGGTGGCCATGCGTCCGGTGGCTTTGGGCTCTTGGTGTTCTGGTTCTGGGGGCGGCAGCATTCAAGCCGTCGTGCTGCCCTGTTATGGAGCGGCGCGCTGTTGCTGGGCCTGCTGATGGGATGGAGCCAGGTGGCACGTGGCGCGCATTTTCTTTCGCACAACCTGTGGTCGGCCTGGGTGTGCTGGGCGGTCATCGTGGCGCTGCATGCCCTGTGCTATGGGCGCAAGGCGGTTTCACTTCAGGCCAGCGAAGCCACTTTGCCCGAGTGA
- a CDS encoding LTA synthase family protein, with protein sequence MLKEKQSRLLANRFGPLVVLAALLLGLSLLTRIALLVLAHANMDWSPLNLLRVFGVGLFFDLVALSYFMIPLVVYLWLMPDRWYRHRIQTWWLQLSFVGLVFLLLFTAAGEWVFWGEFGSRFNFIAVDYLLYTQEVVRNIQESYPVGAILSGLLLVALVLIWLCRPALRPSWQQASRWQARTGVAALLLLLPVLSYWLVDYKQKDLSSNTVVNQLSGNGIYEFFAANRNNELDYATFYASEPDEKVLRRLRTLLKTPESTFISEDPRQLARTVRYPGPEKRMNVVLISVESLSADFMASFGNTQGITPQLDALAKQSLMYTNLYASGTRTVRGLEALSLALPPTPGQSIVRRPDNENLFSLGYVFRSKGYDSQFLYGGYGYFDNMNHFFGSNSYRVVDRTALSDKDVHFENVWGVADEDLFTLALRQMDQSVAGGKPFFSHIMTTSNHRPFTYPAGRIDIPPDSKSREGGVKYTDWAIGDFIRRAQKKPWFDNTLFVITADHCASSAGKTDLPVDRYHIPLMVYAPKVIQPGVMPRLMAQVDLAPTLLGLLNFSYTSHFFGYDIATLEPGRERIFIATYQDIGYLKDGKLAILSPRKQVKTVLPNFSDGSAVGLPDDPALRDDAIAWYQGASYLFRNKTSRLPPLP encoded by the coding sequence ATGTTGAAAGAGAAGCAATCACGCCTGCTGGCGAACCGGTTTGGCCCGTTGGTGGTGCTGGCGGCGCTATTGCTGGGCTTGTCCCTGCTGACCCGCATTGCGCTGCTGGTGCTGGCGCATGCCAATATGGACTGGAGCCCGCTCAACTTGCTGCGGGTGTTCGGGGTAGGCCTGTTTTTCGATCTGGTGGCGCTCAGTTACTTCATGATTCCGCTGGTGGTCTACCTGTGGCTGATGCCGGACCGCTGGTATCGCCATCGCATTCAGACCTGGTGGCTGCAGCTCAGCTTTGTCGGGCTGGTGTTCCTGCTGTTGTTCACCGCAGCCGGTGAGTGGGTGTTCTGGGGCGAGTTTGGCTCCCGGTTCAACTTCATCGCTGTGGATTATCTGCTGTATACACAGGAAGTGGTCCGCAATATCCAGGAATCTTATCCAGTCGGCGCCATCCTGTCCGGCCTGCTGCTGGTGGCGCTGGTGCTGATCTGGCTGTGCCGCCCGGCACTACGGCCATCCTGGCAGCAAGCCAGCCGCTGGCAAGCCCGCACGGGTGTGGCGGCGCTCCTGCTGCTGTTACCCGTGTTGTCCTACTGGCTGGTGGATTACAAGCAGAAAGACTTGAGCAGCAACACCGTGGTCAACCAGTTGTCTGGCAATGGCATTTATGAATTCTTTGCCGCCAACCGCAATAATGAGCTGGATTACGCCACCTTCTACGCCAGCGAGCCGGATGAAAAAGTGCTGCGCCGTCTGCGCACCCTGCTGAAGACCCCGGAATCCACCTTCATCAGCGAAGATCCCCGTCAGCTGGCGCGTACCGTTCGCTACCCCGGTCCGGAAAAGCGGATGAATGTGGTGTTGATCTCGGTGGAGAGCTTGTCCGCCGATTTCATGGCCAGCTTTGGCAACACGCAAGGCATTACGCCGCAGCTGGATGCCCTGGCCAAGCAAAGCCTGATGTATACCAACCTCTATGCGTCTGGTACCCGTACCGTGCGTGGTCTGGAAGCCTTGTCGCTGGCGCTGCCACCCACCCCCGGCCAGAGCATTGTTCGCCGTCCGGATAACGAAAACCTGTTCTCGCTGGGTTACGTGTTCCGCAGCAAGGGATACGACAGTCAGTTTCTTTACGGTGGCTATGGCTACTTCGACAATATGAACCACTTCTTTGGCAGCAACAGCTACCGGGTGGTGGACCGTACTGCGCTGAGCGACAAAGACGTTCACTTTGAGAATGTGTGGGGGGTGGCTGACGAAGACCTGTTCACCCTGGCGCTGCGGCAGATGGACCAGAGCGTCGCCGGTGGCAAGCCTTTCTTCAGCCACATCATGACCACCAGTAACCACCGGCCCTTCACCTACCCGGCCGGGCGTATCGACATTCCCCCGGACAGCAAGAGCCGCGAAGGTGGCGTCAAATACACCGACTGGGCGATTGGCGACTTCATTCGCCGGGCGCAGAAGAAGCCCTGGTTCGACAACACCTTGTTTGTGATCACCGCCGACCATTGTGCTTCCAGCGCGGGCAAGACCGATCTGCCAGTGGATCGCTACCATATTCCGCTGATGGTGTATGCCCCCAAGGTGATCCAGCCCGGCGTGATGCCACGCCTGATGGCGCAGGTGGATCTGGCACCGACCCTGCTGGGCTTGCTGAATTTCAGTTACACCAGCCACTTCTTCGGTTACGATATCGCCACGCTGGAGCCGGGCCGGGAGCGGATTTTCATCGCCACCTACCAGGATATTGGTTACCTCAAGGATGGCAAACTGGCTATCCTGTCGCCACGCAAGCAGGTCAAAACCGTGCTGCCCAACTTCAGTGATGGCAGTGCAGTAGGCTTGCCGGATGATCCAGCGCTGCGGGATGACGCCATCGCCTGGTATCAGGGGGCGTCCTACCTGTTTCGAAACAAGACTTCGCGCCTGCCACCGTTACCGTGA
- a CDS encoding TetR/AcrR family transcriptional regulator, giving the protein MSLSQQRRAAERTALEHTIMQAARQLLVEHGVEGMTLRKLAAAIGYAPATVYSYFADKDALLYRLVLDDFSALSAEMADLLPMADPVARLREMLWVYARFGLHHPHAYQLMFMHPLPVPSQQFAERKDNPGRDGYAALRLALAEAQGIPADATPALELATQSLWAGIHGVVSLELALRHDDWVTWQAVEARIGQMIDLLLNGLLSSRSTS; this is encoded by the coding sequence ATGAGCCTGAGCCAACAACGCCGTGCGGCTGAACGTACGGCACTGGAACACACCATCATGCAGGCGGCCCGGCAGTTGCTGGTCGAACACGGGGTGGAGGGCATGACACTGCGCAAACTGGCGGCCGCGATTGGTTACGCCCCGGCCACGGTGTACAGCTACTTTGCCGACAAGGATGCGCTGCTGTACCGGCTGGTGCTGGACGATTTCAGCGCGCTGTCTGCCGAGATGGCCGATTTGCTGCCGATGGCGGACCCGGTAGCGCGCCTGCGCGAGATGCTGTGGGTTTATGCCCGCTTCGGGCTGCATCATCCGCATGCCTATCAGTTGATGTTCATGCATCCCTTACCCGTACCCTCGCAGCAGTTTGCCGAGCGCAAGGACAATCCGGGGCGTGATGGCTACGCCGCCTTGCGGTTGGCGCTGGCAGAAGCCCAGGGCATCCCGGCCGACGCCACCCCGGCACTGGAGCTGGCGACGCAAAGCCTGTGGGCGGGGATACATGGCGTGGTGTCACTTGAGTTGGCGCTGCGTCACGATGATTGGGTGACCTGGCAGGCGGTCGAGGCGCGTATCGGTCAGATGATCGACCTGCTGCTGAACGGATTATTGTCCTCAAGGAGTACATCATGA